The sequence cgcgtccttacaactctgcaattctattatggCTACaaggcatgatggctatgttttgccTCCACAGTTACTGAGACAGCAATGTTTCTGGATGTCAGTTGCTGGGGAAAAACAAGAGtggggagtgctcttgtgctcagatcctgcttggggGTTTTCTATTGCACCTGACTggtcactgtgtgaacaggatgctggaaaagATGGGCCTTCTTTGAAGAGAAATTACTCATTTTGCTTTAGAGTGTTGATTTGCATAACAACCTAAGGGCCATTTCACACCCCATTCAAACTCAGCCTTGCCAGCAAGTTGTTGGGTATTTTTTTACAAAACCGGCAGCTGCAGCCAACCCCAGCGTCTTGCGTGACTCATCTGCCTATTTTATGCACTTTAGTAAACACGCGTTTCTTGCATACCTAACATTTACAGGTGTGCACTAAAAACACCTTGATCACCAAAAGCTTCTGTGAGAGGAGGCCCCGAGTTGCCCATCGGGgcatgccgaagcctgcacgCCTTGAATAGCATCagcatgcaagaaagcaaaggcaAAGGGCGGGGGAGCATCGCCTCGCTTTTCACAATGCCTTAGAATCAACCGCACGATAATCTCAGGAAGGCTAACCGCTGGCCTTCTGCGCAAGCCCGCTCTAGCTTCGCTGCTCCATTCACTTCCTCCGGTCCTCCTTCCCGCGCTTAGCGACTTGATACACAAGATTCTAAAAGCCCCGCCTCCCTCCCCTGATAGGCCTCTGACATTCCAACACCGCCTACCTAAGCGGCTCATTGGCGCCCCGTTAAAAGGCGAAAGTCAagaaggaaattattattattatttaaataaagcaGCAAGGCATGAGGAGCAGGTTGTCAATCAAGTACTCAGTATGAATGTAGAATCAGAATCCGGTCAATAACACTGAAAGCCGAGTCGTTCTATTCCCCCGcttatattttatttcctttttattactatttattttgtCTGAATAATGCGATCATTCTCCTTCCAGCATCCAGCTCTCTGGGGACAATTCTGGTCGTTTCCTGGGGCAAGCATCGCCTGCCTTTCCCAGGTTTGAAGCCGTATATTATATTTAAGCCCTTACACGCATCGTGGACTATCCCGCTCATTATAACCTGACGTTGTGTAAAGGCGCACTGAAGCTCCCGACGGAACCCTACTATTGGTCCCACAGAGGCAATCATGATAATCTCTGGCGGAGTTGGCTCCTGGTACTAGTCCTCAAATCACATGAAAAAGAAACCTCACAGCAGCCCCAGTCTATTGATGTGGGGCGGCTGGTTGTTGTCATAAATCACTTGAAGCTGAAGCGGTGGCGTTGAAATGTCTCTAGGACTAGGGACTGAATACTTGTTTTCTTTCCCCTACCCACAAGTATTATTATGATTCTCCCTTTCTGAGTGATAACAACTAGTCCATAAACACTGTTGCATTAAGGTAGGAACACTTTACGTGGTTCAGCCACGATCCCTTCTTATTCCTCCTTTTAAAGCGAGGCTAGGGACTTTTCAGGGGCTTTGAACTATTCTAaacaaatgtaaggaaaaagaaaagcattccCTTCTGGTGGAATCGATTGCAGGCGCTCCTGCAGATGTGAGTGAGATCCTATGGGTCCGCCGTCCGCCCCCCATTCCACAGCCCCCCTTTATTCCCAGAGGCAAATTTCACGGAGCTCAACGGGGCTTCCTATTTCAGCATCATTTAAATAAACttggcacacacacactggaGAACGGAGCAAGAAAGAAGCGTGCTTCTAAGGATGCCGAGTCAGGGAGACCGGGGGCGGGACACACGTCTTGGCTAGTTGCAAGTGGACATTTGTAGCCATCTGCCCGAGCGCAAGAGCGCCGCTTTCCCTTTAAGGCGGGCCTCTCCGCCCCGCTGGCCCCACCCTCTGCGCCGAGTCCCGCCTTCCAGAGCATGACACGCCGATCCGATGGCGAAGCCCCTTTTTAATTGAGGCTGTCAGGCTGAGCCCGCGATGGAGCGAGCGGGGCAACGCGGCGcttctagcagcagcagcagcagcagcagcagcagcgccttaAACCGAACGAAGTGAAAGCAGCCTTtcccggggaggaggaggagcagcagccccGAGAGCCTGGCCAGCGCCTTCCTCGCCTCCCCCATCCCAGAAGCACGAGCAGAGCCAGGCTCTTCTCCCCCGCTCCCTCCCGCCTTCTGCTCCTGCAAGTGGAAGGAAACGTCTCTCTGCTGCGGGCGAGGAAATCGAGGGGAACGCGGACGCCGATCCGCTTGGATCTCCAAAGCAGCGCGGGCTCCTTGgccggatctctctctctccctccctttaaaACAACGATCATATTTTTTTGAACTAACTCTTTTGCTTCTTCGGTGATTTGGACAGTAGGCTGCAGAGGgcattcctctctccctctcccccccccgcgccGCGCCAGTGATTTGTTTTCCACGCGCGGCCGCTCTcctcctccactcccccccccgcgATTTtgccctcccccacccctcccccctcccttgcgATCCTCATGAAAAATCACATCTGGGGCAGCATCCCGCGGGCTCCCATGGCTGCGGCGATGCCGTGGAAGAGCGCGGAGTGgctgcaggaggagctggagtcGAGCGGGGGCAGCTCGCTGCTGCTGCTCGACTGCCGCCCGCACGAGCTCTTCGAGTCGTCGCACATCGAGACCGCCATCAACCTGGCCATCCCGAGCCTGATGCTCCGGCGCCTCAAGAAGGGCAACCTGCCCATCCGCTCCATCATCCCCAACAACGAGGACAAGGAGCGCTTCGCCAAGCGCTGCAAGGCGGACACCGTCCTGCTCTACGACGAGGCCACGGCCGAGTGGCAGCAGGACAGCGGCGCCCCCAGCTCCGTCCTCGGGCTCCTGCTGCAGAAGCTGCGCGACGACGGCTGCAAAGCGTTCTACCTGAAAGGTACAGGGGGCGCGGGACTGTGGACGGGGCTGGAAGGGATACGGGCAGGGGTCGGATCGATTTGAGCAGCGTGGGGAAGCTCCCCACCCGGATAGCTCTGGTCTGCTAGCTAGCAGCACCCCCCGCCGTCGGAGCGACCGGCGTGGTTCCCGCCTAACAgcaatcccaccccccacccctaatCTCTCACCACCATGCAGACTGGATCCGGATCCGGatcgcagctcccccccccccttccgtagTTCTTGAGGATTCGCCTCCCGTTGTAGTGTGTTTTGGGAATGCCGCCCTTAAGAAATCAGGGATAATAATGGAAGGAAACTTCTGGTCTGCTGTTCCACTTTTCCCACCCTTTAAAGGCGATTATAGCTTTCTAGTTTAGGCGAAGGATTGTGCTCCTGCTCTTTCGCCTTTCAAAATGGTTTCATGTGCCGAATACGGGCAGATATTGACTCGGATTCCCCTTCTTGTTGCACCTCTTCCCGCCGGCCGGCCggccgccctccctccctccccgcgcgGTACAAATCTCTCGCGTGGGAGACACCATTCCCTCCCATCTCCCTTGTTCCAGCGACGGAAGGTCTTATTCCTGCCCGATTCTTCTATATCTATGAATGGGGCAGAATGGGTTTATTCACCGAGTGACTCCTCCATGCCTCTTCATTCTGAAATCCGGTTTGTGAGCATCTGTTTTGGAATAGTCCCTCCTCCATCTTTCTGACCACCATCCCAAGTTTTCCCACCTTGTCCCCCGACGTGGTGTGGATCTATGATCTTCACTCCCTCCTTAGTTGCCCTTTAGGAGATCTCCTCTATACAGACGGAGAAAATTAAATAAGGGGATGGTGGATCTAACTTCTCACACAGTGGCAACAATCTCCCCTAAAAGACTTCTTTCACGACATGCGGTTATTTGAGGCCAGTAACCACAACTAATCTGTGGGAGGGGTGGGTGTATTGATCATATGCAGTTCTCCATctctttttgccccccccccccaagtttgatCTTGTGCATTGAGACTAGATCCAGGTGCTTTAGCAGTgcttcctggtgtgtgtgtgtgtgtgtgtgtgtgtgtgtgtgtgtgtgtgtgtttctggtgAAGGATTGACTGATTGGATGTGCTTGCCTTTGGGCAATGGGTTGAATTAAATTACCTCTCTGGTGCCATTCTGTGCCATGCTTCTGTTATGCCTCTCAATCTCTGAATGAAGTGCATTTTGAATTGAGATATTAGTTCACTATAAAGTCTCCATTCAGATCTCTTAGGAGATCCCCCACCAAAAAAGAGGGGCATTGCGAAGCAGTCGACACAGTCATTCTGAGTGAGCCTACCAGGATGATGATAATAACTTTGCTTCCCCCAAAATACACACGCACCACAACACTGCTGTGGTCACTGGGCGGCAGGATTGAGGCAGGAACAGTAGGCAACACCAAATCAATATTGTCACTTGCAACAAGGCAGACGGATAGACTGGTAGATTGATTACGGGATTTCTGATGGTAGGAGGGCAGTATATGTGAGGCGCAGAGGAAGGAGGATGAAACTGTTATTGGGGATTCTGGGTCCTCTTCTTTCCTACTGTAGGTTTCAGGGCTCATTTTAGTAGCTGAACTCACGCTGCCATGTTAACTTCTTCAGCTTCTCTTGAGGAGAGAAATGCCCTGGTGCTTCCCATTCCTTTCTCAATATCCTAAATAGTTCTCATGAGTGTCCAGCGTTATTTAAACTGAATTCTGTACTCCTGGCATTTCCCTCCTTTCTGAACTACCCCCTAGTTCCTTTAAACTCGCATGCAGTGGAGAAAAGGAGGAgttaagctgctgctgctttcccttcGCTtcgcttttttttctggggcctcagtgggaaatgtttcCAATTAAAATtccaaaatggcttctccatattGTCTTTCTCCTTGAGGAGGGAAAAAAAGGGAAcctactctctctccctctccctcacttcCCTTCATGAATGAATATGGCAGGGGATGTGTATGCTGTTCAGTGACCTTGCCACAACTTTGCCAAGCCCCTGGAATTTCCAGGAGACTTTTCGTAATGACACTGTTTATCAGATCCACGTAATGACTGCTAAATGCCTCCTTAACGTACATGAAGGAGCACATTAAATTTCTTCTTGTCTAATTGCTCTGTCGGAAAGAGGCGCCAAAAGAGAAATGATTAGAAGGAATGGTTTTACTCCTGACCTTTACTTGCACATTCAATAGATCCTTGAGTTTACTTAAACAATATTGGAGCAAGTTGCTCAACTGGGTGACGGGTTGTTTTCTGAGCtctccagttgtgctgctgttcCAAGTGATAAGCGGGCAGTGGCCAAACACTCTATAATTTTGAAAAAGGAATCTTCTGTTCCTGTCTCCTCCTCACCCTCACTGGCCCCAGCATATCTTAATACCTTCCCCACATGTTGAGCAATATCTTCGAGACTAGATCTTACAATGCCTTCTATTTGAACCGGCTCTCCTTAATGAAGTTTTCATTGCTTGGAAATGAACTTTTGTTTTCAAGCCGAGTTGCTGTGAGAGTTGTCACATGCACACCCACCCATCCCCGCCGCCCAACAGCGCCCCTATGCTTTTAGCCAGTTACATGACAGGCAGTTAGttattcaacaggtgaagcttttcttGTCACTGCATTTTCATGCTGGAAAGTGGCAGCTGCTGATTTTCTGCTCATCTTAAATGCGCAGGAACCctctgggggagggggtgggagaagaaaaatggcaggcatcatttctataattttattaaatGTTAATATTTCCAcccacttttttctttctcaAGTCAAGCATGCATGGCCTATGTTATATATGTGCTTAGGAGATTCCTCCTTAAGAAGCAGGTAGTCAGATACtagttttagtgcaaattttgtGGATTTAATTGCCTCAGACTATAGGTGAAGTGGCTTTTTTGTGATTGAATGCCTCCCCTTagcaaataacagcagcagcaacaacaacagcaaagcagcAACAACCCTACATGTAGAAAGCTAAATGTCTGGGAGAAGGTTGAAGCTTACTCTTCTCCCTGATAGTCTAGTTTTCTGATATGCAGGGATTGGTTTTTAAACTGACGAACATTTCGTCATGTAATCCTCATTACATCTCAAAAGATTACACTGAGGCACAGATTTCTCACCTCAGAGCATTTTCCTGGCATGGCAAAACGAAAAGGTGGAGCCATACAGCACATTTCAGTAATACGAGTGTAACTGATGTGTGATCAAGTGAAAACTGCAGCAGTCACCTGAAATTTCCTGCTGTCTTGGCACTTCTGTTGAGGCTGCCAACTTTTTTCCTGAGCCCCTGCTCCTGTGCTTCAACAGCAGCTTGGTCTGCAAGCATTAGCAGTTCCTAAAACATCTCCATGTTATGAAAACTTTCACTGGCTGCTTCCCGGATATTAAATTGCTGTGTAAAGTCACACATGAACAGGCTAGGCTTGTGCTGTGGTGAGCTGGCAACTGTAATTACCACCAAAGAGGAGGGTGAGAAAACCGGTCACCTGctaagaagtaagtcccatgaaacccagtgggacttacttctgagtaggcatgtataggatggcAGTGCCAGTGCTTTTTTGAGCCCTTggttggaattgtagagttggaagggaccttgaggatcaattagtccaaacccctacaatgcaggaatatgcagctgtcccaaacagagatcaaacctgtaaccttgacattatcagcaccacactctaaccaactgagctgtccttcCCCTCGCACAGGATGCGATGCTAGGAGCCATTGCCTTTCCTCCCCACGTGACTGTACACAGAGCAGCATGCTACCAATCTGGGCCTAATTCAGACCATACGCTTGAAGCAAAGAATTTAGGTAaatggacttttcagggtgcgttTAGCtaaggaggaaacagatggctaaaaTATGTGGCTTTTCCCAGTAATGAATAAGTATTCTGGTATTGGTAGCTTTAGGATGCAAGTGATATTAAAGTGCGCCTTCTCTTCGCCTCCGCAGGTGGATTCAACAAATTTCAGACAGAATACTCGGAGCATTGTGAAACCAATCTTGACACTTCATCTCCTACCAACTCTCCTCCTACATCGGTCCTTGGTCTCGGAGGCCTGAGGATCAGCTCCGATTGTTCGGATGGGGAATCGGACAGGGAGCCTAGCAGTGCCACGGAATCCGATGGGAGCCCGGTCCCAAACAACCAGCCGGCCTTTCCTGTCCAGATTCTTCCCTATTTGTACCTGGGTTGTGCCAAAGAttccaccaacttggatgtcttgGGCAAATACGGCATCAAGTACATCCTGAACGTTACTCCCAACCTCCCCAACATGTTTGAGCACGACGGAGAATTCAAGTACAAACAGATTCCCATCTCGGATCACTGGAGTCAGAATCTCTCCCAATTCTTTCCCGAGGCCATTGCTTTCATTGGTAGGTGTTGGACATCCTGTTCTCGGCGGACCAGCCCCTTTAGCAATCAGTAGTTTTCCATAACTAGTCCTGGGGGTTCAGTACCTGCTCACTGTTAGGTTCCATGCAATATATGTTACACCTCCTAATTTTGGTACCTAGTGATTGTGCCAGTGTCAGACGCTGATTTTCCCTACTTCAGACTTTACTTCAAAGTCAAAAAGCTTTGCTTCAGTTGGCTGTGGTGGAACAGTTTTAAAGATGGCTTGTTTTTTGTCTGGGGCTTCAGGGCTGTGCTTTAAATTATAATTTCCACCTTTGTGGGCATTATATTTGCCGTGAAACTAAGTTACATTGCAGAGATTTTAAATGTTGTTTGACAAACTACATGCTGGTGTTTTGAGGCTGAAATCTTGTAAACTCTTACCTGGGAGTTGGTTCCATTGAAGTCCCTGGGGATTCTGGCCAAGTAGACACATGTAGGGTTGCCCTGTAAATAGTCTATTTTTGTTTAAATGTTATGATACTATATGTCCATGGTTTCCTATTCATGCTGTTTATGAGTAGATTTGAGGGTCCAATAACTTTGAAAACGGAATACCTTTTTGAAAGTTCCTTTGTGTTTTGGGAAGTAGATAAAGCAGGCATTTTTAAGCTTTAGACTTTGGGGGAAGACTTTTCACAAGGAAGTATCTGCTAAGCATCTGTTGTGGAACCCCCTGTGTGCTGCAAATGCTTACAGACATGTTCTGCAGTGCGTACACAGGGAGTATTGCCTATTGGCCCCGACCATCACCATGTGCCACCTGAGAACCAGGATCCACTTACCCATTGGAGGTGAGCTGCGGCAATAGTCTCCTGGCAGCGTTGCCAGGCAGTGAGGGGGCAGTGAggctgtgggtgggtggaacCTGAGCATCTGCAATCCCACCCCTGCCTCTCCCTTTCAGTGAGCGACAGTGATGCTGCAGCAGCTCTGCCTCATCTGGCAAACCACTCCTTCTGACACCTTTCCCTAGGACAAAGATGGGGAATGGCTGGCCTCCCAGACACTGCTTGATTCCAGCTAGCATGACCGATGGATGGGGAGGGTGGTGgttggtagtccaaaacatctgaagggccagaaACTCTCCATCCTTGCCTTGGGGGGCACACACCACTTACCTGCTCCAGGAGATGGCAGGGGAAGATCAGTAGAACTGGGCAATCTGCCTTTCAGAGAAAGATGCCTGCCATTCCTAGTCTTCACATCATTGTGAACCCCAAAATTTAATGGGACACATTTAGAAAACcactgagaaaaagaaagagctgtTTTGCTCATGTTGTGTATGTTCCTTGATTCCTAAAGATAAACCTAAACATGTGAACAAAGGTGAAAGTTCTGTGTTAAAAACTCTCTCAAATTACCTCTGGCTGCTGAAGTCGTAAAATGATGGGCGTGCATGTGTGAAGTAGCTAGTTCCTGAACAGGGGTTTATGATTGCTATTTGGAGAGAAAATCCCTATGCTGATCATAACTCCTAAAGGACCTaaaacttattttatttaaaactttgGATCCTGCCCCTCACCATTTCTGCTTCCATGGTAGCTCACAGATGCTATGAGAATGGGCACatctaaataaattaaattcaGCCAATTAATGTGGCAAGAATGagcaagataaaaacacagtCATTTAGGGAGTGCCTTCTCTGATATGAACATGCCTGTTCACAAGTGTCATCTTCAGAAGTCCTTCTTTCAATGCACTTGGCTTCTAAGGTGAGGCAGGTGACAATTGGAAAAAGggtcttttcagttgtggcacccTGCCTTTGTAGTATTCTCCCCAGGGAGAAAGCTTTACTGTCTTTTCAGCACAAgagaaataacatttttattgacatatttattggtttgtttgttttttaatgtccaCATTGGTCTCAAGAAGTATGTAGGACATTATTGGCattgcattttgaattgtgcttggaaacacagTGTCCAAATGGATCCTTTCTAGGATTGTTCTAGCTTTCCAGAATTGTTATTGTGATGCAGGAATAGATATATGGCTGCCAGATAATGGCTCATATTTACCTAACAAAGTTGTGTGCCCTAAAGTTGAAAATACAACAGTCCAGGAGTTTGTTTCTGCCTAAGTCAGAGTGCACACCCACTACTCAGAAtacacccactgaaatcattgaactaaagttagtcatgactaaacCTGCttgtccactgatttcagtaggtGTACTGCAAATATGACTTAATTGGATACAAACCAGAGAGCTGTTTCGTTGAGATAGTGGACAAGTGCTGGTCTGCTTGACTGCACTGTAGGCTTGAAAACCTCAGTGCTGCTAAAGTTGCTTGCTTCTGTTCTGTGTTCTCTAAACCAGTATACTCTGGGGAAAAGTA comes from Podarcis raffonei isolate rPodRaf1 chromosome 2, rPodRaf1.pri, whole genome shotgun sequence and encodes:
- the DUSP7 gene encoding dual specificity protein phosphatase 7, which codes for MKNHIWGSIPRAPMAAAMPWKSAEWLQEELESSGGSSLLLLDCRPHELFESSHIETAINLAIPSLMLRRLKKGNLPIRSIIPNNEDKERFAKRCKADTVLLYDEATAEWQQDSGAPSSVLGLLLQKLRDDGCKAFYLKGGFNKFQTEYSEHCETNLDTSSPTNSPPTSVLGLGGLRISSDCSDGESDREPSSATESDGSPVPNNQPAFPVQILPYLYLGCAKDSTNLDVLGKYGIKYILNVTPNLPNMFEHDGEFKYKQIPISDHWSQNLSQFFPEAIAFIDEARSKKCGILVHCLAGISRSVTVTVAYLMQKLNLSLNDAYDFVKRKKSNISPNFNFMGQLLDFERTLGLNSPCDNRSPTEQLYFTTPTNHNLFPLNTLEST